The following proteins are encoded in a genomic region of Actinomycetota bacterium:
- a CDS encoding AAA family ATPase — protein MGRAEELDSLEWLLDELDQGHPGALELAGEPGIGKTRLLKELAARAEARGHLVLSGAASELERGLPFSVFLDALDDYVAGLEPERLAAVDDDVQAELAHVFPSLSAFADGRGVALQHERYRSHRALRELLERLAAPTPLVLVLDDVHWADSASVELLGALLRRPPAAAVLMVFAVRPRQLPDRLSVALERFCREGLLTRIELGALSQVEARAFLGEAVDTVHAAALYEESGGNPFYLQQLARALDLTGGASSAAAELSLAIEVPSAVAASLTEELTLLSEPARLVLEGAAVAGDPFEPELAGAAARTSEESTMETVDELLQLDLIRQTDVPRRFRFRHPLVRRAVYETTPGGWRLGAHERCAEALAARGAAVTARAHHVERSARQGDVAAVAVLREAGEATARLAPESAARWFGGALRLLPQTAPVQDRVELLLARAGALAAAGHFADSHEALLDAIAFVPERSSTLGTTLTTACARVERFLGRYEQAHARLVTALRGLPEPSSVESVGLLIEVTLNEFYRSRYEAMHDWAGRAVSAAKVLGDAALMAAALAVSALADAMTGPTQTAQSQRAEAAALVDGLSDDELSLRLDAAAWLAAAELYLDLYAEAEAHASRALNLARTIGRGGDPFGLYQILPRVWYVRAKLTEATELLDGGIEAARLLGTPPALAGNLFNRSVVAVAVGDLDIALATAEEGVELARDLDEGFVAAWAAVRLAGVLLEDGQPEQGVELLLGRAGGQALTLIPGGWRAYCLELLTRCWLALDRRAEAERAADLAGVTADAMGLPLAAAWADRAGAAVALHVGDFARASERALASADAAEEVGAPIEAALSRTLAGRAFAQAGQSDRAVAELQRAAAAFDACGARRFREGAERELGRLGRRPHRRSRPGQSDGSGIATLTERERQVAQLVVDRKTNPEIAAELFLSQKTVETHLRNIFHKVDVTTRADLARAVERADRTASARPS, from the coding sequence GTGGGGCGAGCCGAAGAGCTCGACTCGCTCGAGTGGCTCCTGGACGAGCTCGACCAAGGCCATCCGGGGGCCCTCGAATTGGCGGGTGAACCGGGGATCGGCAAGACCCGGCTCCTCAAGGAGCTCGCCGCTCGCGCCGAGGCCCGCGGGCACCTCGTTCTCTCGGGAGCGGCATCGGAGCTCGAGCGCGGGCTGCCGTTCTCCGTCTTCCTCGATGCGTTGGACGACTACGTCGCGGGCCTGGAGCCGGAACGGCTCGCGGCGGTGGATGACGATGTCCAAGCGGAGCTCGCGCACGTCTTCCCGTCCCTGTCGGCGTTCGCCGACGGCCGCGGGGTGGCGCTCCAGCACGAGCGCTATCGCAGCCATCGTGCGCTCCGCGAGCTCCTCGAGCGACTCGCCGCGCCGACGCCCCTCGTGCTCGTGCTGGATGACGTCCACTGGGCCGACTCCGCGTCCGTCGAGCTGCTCGGCGCGCTGCTGCGCCGACCGCCGGCTGCAGCGGTGCTGATGGTGTTCGCCGTTCGTCCGCGCCAGTTGCCCGACCGCCTGTCGGTCGCCCTCGAGCGGTTTTGTCGCGAGGGGTTGCTGACCCGGATCGAGCTGGGGGCACTGAGTCAGGTCGAGGCGCGTGCCTTCCTCGGCGAGGCTGTCGACACGGTGCACGCGGCCGCCCTCTACGAAGAGAGCGGCGGTAACCCGTTCTATCTTCAGCAGCTCGCGCGGGCGCTCGACCTCACGGGTGGGGCCTCTTCCGCCGCTGCCGAGCTGTCCCTGGCCATCGAGGTGCCGTCTGCCGTCGCCGCTTCGCTGACCGAGGAGCTCACGCTGCTGTCCGAGCCGGCGCGCTTGGTGTTGGAAGGCGCCGCGGTGGCGGGCGACCCGTTCGAGCCCGAGCTGGCCGGGGCGGCCGCGAGGACGTCGGAGGAGTCGACGATGGAGACCGTCGACGAGCTCCTGCAGCTCGACCTCATCCGCCAGACGGACGTGCCGCGGCGGTTCCGATTCCGGCACCCGCTCGTGCGACGGGCGGTCTACGAGACCACCCCGGGAGGCTGGCGACTCGGCGCGCACGAGCGGTGCGCTGAGGCGCTCGCTGCGCGAGGCGCGGCCGTGACCGCGCGGGCGCACCACGTCGAGCGCTCTGCGCGCCAGGGCGACGTCGCCGCCGTCGCGGTCTTGCGCGAGGCGGGCGAGGCAACGGCACGCCTCGCGCCCGAGAGCGCCGCACGGTGGTTCGGTGGGGCGCTGCGGCTGCTTCCACAGACCGCGCCGGTGCAGGACCGCGTCGAGCTTCTGCTCGCCCGTGCCGGGGCCTTGGCTGCGGCGGGTCATTTCGCCGACAGTCATGAGGCGCTGCTGGACGCGATCGCGTTCGTCCCGGAGCGATCGAGCACGCTCGGCACGACCCTGACGACGGCGTGCGCAAGGGTGGAACGCTTCCTCGGGCGATACGAGCAGGCCCACGCGCGTCTCGTGACGGCTCTTCGCGGCCTCCCCGAGCCGTCCTCGGTCGAGTCCGTCGGGCTGCTGATCGAGGTGACCCTGAACGAGTTCTACCGCTCGAGATACGAGGCGATGCACGACTGGGCCGGGCGCGCGGTCAGCGCCGCGAAGGTGCTGGGAGATGCGGCCCTGATGGCAGCGGCGCTCGCCGTGTCCGCTCTCGCAGACGCCATGACGGGACCGACCCAGACAGCTCAGTCCCAACGTGCAGAAGCCGCAGCGCTGGTCGACGGGCTCTCCGATGACGAGCTCTCGCTCCGTCTTGACGCGGCGGCCTGGCTCGCTGCGGCCGAGCTCTACCTCGACCTCTACGCCGAGGCCGAGGCACACGCGAGTCGTGCCCTCAACCTCGCTCGAACGATAGGGCGCGGGGGGGATCCCTTCGGCCTGTATCAGATCCTGCCCAGGGTCTGGTACGTGCGCGCGAAGCTGACCGAGGCCACAGAACTCCTTGACGGCGGCATCGAGGCCGCTCGTCTGCTCGGGACACCGCCGGCTCTCGCCGGGAACCTTTTCAACCGCTCCGTCGTCGCGGTCGCCGTCGGCGATCTCGACATCGCGCTCGCGACCGCTGAGGAGGGCGTCGAGCTCGCGCGCGACCTGGACGAAGGCTTCGTCGCGGCTTGGGCTGCGGTGAGGCTCGCCGGCGTTCTGCTCGAAGACGGCCAGCCGGAACAGGGGGTCGAGCTGCTCCTCGGTCGTGCTGGTGGCCAGGCGCTGACGCTCATCCCCGGCGGGTGGAGGGCGTACTGCCTTGAGCTGCTCACGCGCTGCTGGCTCGCGCTCGATCGCCGCGCCGAGGCCGAACGCGCAGCCGACCTTGCCGGGGTCACGGCAGACGCGATGGGGCTTCCCCTCGCGGCCGCTTGGGCCGATCGTGCCGGCGCTGCCGTCGCTCTCCACGTGGGGGACTTCGCCCGCGCTTCCGAACGCGCACTCGCCTCGGCCGATGCCGCTGAGGAAGTTGGGGCCCCGATCGAGGCAGCCCTTTCGCGCACGCTCGCTGGCCGAGCCTTCGCCCAAGCCGGCCAGAGCGACCGCGCCGTTGCGGAGCTTCAGCGTGCAGCGGCAGCGTTCGATGCGTGCGGCGCGCGGCGCTTCCGGGAAGGCGCGGAGCGAGAGCTCGGAAGGCTCGGTCGTCGCCCCCACCGGCGCTCGCGGCCGGGACAGTCAGACGGATCTGGCATCGCAACGTTGACCGAACGCGAACGCCAGGTGGCGCAGCTCGTCGTCGACCGCAAGACCAATCCTGAGATCGCCGCGGAACTGTTCCTGAGCCAGAAGACGGTCGAAACCCACCTGCGCAACATCTTCCACAAGGTGGACGTCACGACGCGCGCCGACCTCGCGCGCGCAGTCGAACGCGCCGACCGAACGGCGAGTGCGCGTCCGAGTTAG
- a CDS encoding wax ester/triacylglycerol synthase family O-acyltransferase — translation MTEARLLDRLTASDLFLLMWDDYGWSTDIGGLAILDGSGLLDRDGCVRIEDVRRLVEPRLQQIPRFRQLLRRPGLGLGWPLWTDAPSFDIADHIRVRAVNAPGDEAQLLQACQELARRKLDPARPLWELWVLPGLQERRVAVYFRLHHAFADGAAALAAFGALLDMTPDAPTPVAPKRTPTPIPTDSELLRDNLRRRGQELGRGWTGLIHPSRTIRSAREAWPAWREVLAEEPAPRTSLNRPVGTARRLALIRSRLDLAKQIAHAHNAKVNDVVLAAVAGGLRELLASRGEDVEGLVQRAMVTISLRDEHPWEAQGNRPGWMMVPLPLGEPEPLRRLELITAETATRKNEARPEAGSGIFRFVAGQRVWYRLFPRQRSVNLVVTNAPGPSVPLYLAGARLLEVFPMMPTMGNLTLVVGVLSYEDQLNFTAAADYDRCPDVEVFVQGVRSALDDLARSLAVPASRAGAET, via the coding sequence GTGACCGAAGCGCGCCTCCTGGACCGGTTGACCGCGTCGGACCTGTTCCTGCTGATGTGGGACGACTACGGCTGGTCCACCGACATCGGCGGTCTGGCCATCCTCGACGGCAGCGGCCTGCTCGACCGCGATGGCTGCGTTCGGATCGAGGACGTCCGCCGGTTGGTCGAGCCGAGATTGCAGCAGATCCCTCGGTTCCGGCAGCTGCTTCGCCGGCCCGGGTTGGGGCTGGGCTGGCCGCTGTGGACCGATGCTCCCTCCTTCGACATCGCCGACCACATCCGGGTGCGCGCCGTGAACGCGCCCGGTGACGAAGCTCAGCTGCTGCAAGCGTGTCAGGAACTGGCACGGCGGAAGCTTGATCCGGCCAGGCCCTTATGGGAACTGTGGGTGCTCCCCGGCTTGCAGGAGCGGCGGGTGGCTGTGTACTTCAGGCTGCATCACGCCTTCGCCGACGGCGCTGCGGCGCTGGCAGCCTTCGGGGCGCTCCTGGACATGACCCCTGACGCTCCGACACCTGTCGCACCCAAGCGGACGCCGACGCCGATCCCCACGGACTCCGAGCTGCTGCGCGACAACCTGCGACGCCGCGGGCAGGAACTCGGCCGCGGATGGACAGGACTCATCCATCCAAGCAGGACGATACGCAGCGCGCGGGAGGCCTGGCCGGCGTGGCGGGAGGTCCTCGCGGAGGAGCCCGCCCCACGGACGAGTCTCAACCGACCGGTCGGAACCGCGCGACGGCTGGCGCTGATCCGCAGTCGTCTCGACCTGGCCAAGCAGATCGCTCATGCACACAACGCCAAGGTCAACGACGTGGTACTGGCCGCGGTTGCCGGCGGCCTCCGCGAGCTGCTGGCGAGCCGCGGCGAGGATGTGGAGGGTCTGGTGCAGCGCGCGATGGTGACCATCTCCCTGCGCGACGAGCATCCTTGGGAGGCTCAAGGCAACAGGCCGGGGTGGATGATGGTTCCGCTCCCGCTCGGCGAGCCCGAACCTCTCCGGCGGCTGGAACTGATCACCGCCGAGACGGCCACGCGCAAGAACGAAGCCCGCCCTGAGGCGGGCAGCGGGATCTTCAGGTTCGTCGCCGGGCAGCGCGTTTGGTACCGGCTGTTCCCGCGACAGCGGTCGGTGAATCTGGTCGTGACCAACGCCCCCGGCCCGTCGGTGCCGCTCTACCTCGCCGGCGCACGGCTGCTGGAGGTGTTCCCCATGATGCCGACGATGGGCAACCTGACGCTCGTCGTGGGCGTGCTGTCCTACGAGGACCAGCTGAACTTCACCGCGGCGGCCGACTATGACCGCTGCCCAGATGTGGAGGTGTTCGTCCAGGGCGTGCGCAGCGCTCTCGACGACCTTGCGCGATCGCTGGCTGTGCCTGCCTCTCGAGCAGGAGCCGAAACCTGA
- a CDS encoding antibiotic biosynthesis monooxygenase has translation MSRFEVRARLKVRDGQLEGFKRQAAEMMRQTREKDSGTLAYDWFLSNDGTECEVREAYVDADALVDHAFHVREARDVMFERFAFDHTMAFYGEPSPRLVELVDKIGVNVTHFTLLQALEPAGVH, from the coding sequence ATGAGTCGGTTCGAAGTACGAGCCCGGCTGAAGGTCCGCGACGGGCAGCTGGAGGGGTTCAAACGGCAAGCGGCCGAGATGATGCGGCAGACGAGGGAGAAGGACTCCGGAACGCTGGCCTACGACTGGTTCCTCAGCAACGACGGGACGGAGTGCGAGGTCCGCGAAGCCTATGTGGATGCGGACGCCCTGGTCGATCACGCGTTCCACGTCCGCGAGGCGCGGGACGTCATGTTCGAGCGATTCGCCTTCGACCACACGATGGCCTTCTACGGCGAGCCGTCACCTCGGCTGGTCGAGTTGGTGGACAAGATCGGGGTGAACGTCACGCACTTCACCCTCCTGCAGGCACTTGAGCCTGCAGGCGTCCACTGA
- a CDS encoding phospholipid scramblase-related protein, with protein sequence MSRMLTEDVLVISQKAKLIETMNEYEVFDGAGAPIGTIRELEQSMTMRAVRLFSDIDQFLTHKLGVFDADGQAVCTLFRPAKLMKSTITIADAAGSERGAILQDNVMGKKHFTLIDASGQKIGSIDAENWRSWDFAIHDAAGAEAGRVTKKWNGVLKEGYTTADTYVLEIESEVSDDLRLLMVASAAGLDVALKQDDTGGWGFGGIG encoded by the coding sequence ATGTCGAGGATGTTGACCGAGGATGTGCTCGTGATCTCGCAGAAAGCGAAGCTGATCGAGACGATGAACGAGTACGAGGTGTTCGACGGCGCCGGCGCCCCGATCGGCACGATCCGCGAGCTCGAGCAATCCATGACGATGCGCGCGGTCAGGCTCTTCAGCGACATCGATCAGTTCCTGACGCACAAGCTCGGTGTGTTCGATGCCGACGGGCAGGCGGTCTGCACGCTGTTTCGGCCCGCGAAACTCATGAAGTCCACGATCACGATCGCCGACGCGGCGGGGTCCGAGCGCGGGGCGATCCTGCAGGACAACGTGATGGGCAAGAAGCACTTCACGCTCATCGACGCGAGCGGCCAGAAGATCGGGTCCATCGACGCCGAGAACTGGCGTTCGTGGGACTTCGCGATCCACGACGCGGCCGGCGCCGAGGCCGGCCGGGTCACGAAGAAGTGGAACGGGGTCTTGAAGGAGGGCTACACGACCGCCGACACGTACGTCCTGGAGATCGAGAGCGAGGTGTCCGACGACCTTCGTTTGCTCATGGTGGCGTCCGCCGCTGGGCTGGACGTCGCGCTCAAACAGGACGACACGGGGGGTTGGGGGTTCGGCGGTATCGGGTGA
- a CDS encoding alpha/beta hydrolase translates to MVIGTRPEVAEDTMAEDTMAEDTMREEETVGRVGSVSSVGRDLYHVEVGEGVPILLIHPSGATASTWGSAVDELGRIGRVITYDRRGYARTGGEPVRTVSTHTADAAALLEHLGTAPAVVVGTSSGAVIAIDLAVRRPDLVQAVIEHEGPWRFTRHLPTGSQVRTFATMGSFALRGQPSDAAEALLRSAYSYREGGSAWDAFPEEWRRAGRENAKATLWDFLSTIGNHPTAKDLGTIRVPVACSYGARSPDFMARCTRSFAAAIPGARMHRIEGAAHAAPFDATDNFVQLISDTARRESSVPS, encoded by the coding sequence GTGGTCATCGGCACACGGCCCGAGGTCGCCGAGGACACGATGGCCGAGGACACGATGGCCGAGGACACGATGCGTGAGGAGGAGACGGTGGGCAGGGTAGGTTCAGTGAGCTCGGTCGGACGCGACCTCTACCACGTCGAGGTAGGCGAGGGCGTCCCGATCCTCCTGATCCACCCTTCCGGCGCGACGGCCTCGACTTGGGGCTCGGCGGTCGACGAGCTCGGCCGGATCGGGCGAGTGATCACCTACGACCGCCGGGGGTATGCCCGGACCGGCGGCGAGCCGGTCCGCACGGTCTCAACGCACACGGCCGATGCCGCCGCGCTCCTGGAGCACCTGGGGACGGCGCCCGCCGTCGTGGTCGGCACGAGCTCCGGGGCGGTGATCGCGATCGACCTCGCGGTTCGCCGTCCGGACCTGGTCCAGGCGGTCATCGAACACGAAGGCCCATGGCGGTTCACCCGTCACCTCCCGACGGGTTCGCAGGTCAGGACGTTCGCCACGATGGGATCGTTCGCCCTGCGCGGCCAGCCGAGCGACGCCGCCGAGGCGTTGTTGCGGTCCGCATACAGCTACCGCGAGGGCGGCAGCGCCTGGGACGCCTTCCCCGAGGAGTGGCGGCGGGCCGGCAGGGAGAACGCGAAGGCAACGCTGTGGGACTTCCTCTCCACGATCGGCAACCATCCGACCGCGAAGGATCTCGGGACGATCAGGGTCCCCGTCGCATGCAGCTACGGCGCACGGAGTCCCGACTTCATGGCCCGCTGTACGCGGTCGTTCGCCGCTGCCATCCCCGGGGCGAGGATGCATCGGATCGAAGGGGCCGCCCACGCAGCCCCCTTCGATGCAACGGACAACTTCGTGCAGCTGATCAGCGACACCGCACGAAGGGAATCGAGCGTGCCGTCGTGA